The Thiorhodovibrio frisius genome segment AGCCGGCGTTTTTTGTCACGACTGGCTGGGGGTGCGATCCCTGGAATTGCGGCGATTCTGGGGGAGGTCGAGCCTTAGCGGCGGGTAAGAGGCTGAAATTGCGTTTTTTCGCCTGAATGACGCGACGCCTTGTTGGGTCTTTGGCGTCACTTGGCATGATCGCTGCATACTGTCACGCGAGCCCGCACGAAGCCCGATCTTGGATCTAGGCTCAGTCAGTCATCAACGAATTCGGGTTTCATTTATTCTAATGTTGAACGAAGGGGAATTTACTCATGCGTAAGCAAATTCAGAAAGGTTTTACCCTGATCGAACTCATGATCGTTGTGGCGATCATTGGTATTCTGGCGGCGATTGCGATTCCTGCGTATCAGGATTATGTTGCGCGTGCCCAAATGTCTGAGGCATTCAGCCTTGCCAGTGGGTCAAAAACAGCCGTTGTTGAGTTTTGGAGTCGTGAAGGTGGTTGGCCAACTGGCAATGCATCTGCTGGTTTGGCCACGAACACTGCTATTTCTGGTAAATATGTGGCGCAAGTTGACGTATCCGGTGGTCCAATTGTAGCGACAATGCAGGCCACGGGCGTTTCAGCAGGTATCCAAGGCGAAACCTTAACTCTTAGTCCGGTCACAACCGCTGGCGCGGTAGAGTGGGTTTGTACGTCTAGCGCAGATGCTAAGTACATACCCGGCAATTGTCGTCCGTAAGAACCCGAAGGCTTATCGTAATGCCCGCCACCGGCGGGCGTTGTGATGTCTGACAACAAATGCGGCGATATGCATATTCTGTCATAAGTGATAGCATGATCACTCTGATTCCTCTATTAACGCTGCCTGCAATTGTTTATTTTCACATTCTTTCAACCAGCGAATGACTCGACATGCATTTCTCATTAGTATCTCCCTTTCCATTAGTTGGTTACTTACCCTCCTGATTTATCAACCGGGTTTGTCCGGGCCTTTTCTGTTTGACGATATCCCGAATTTGGAAAAGCTCGGCGCCCTCGGCCCCATTGATAGCTGGGAACTCTTCCGCGCCTACCTGCATAGTGGCTTTGCCGGCCCCACCGGTCGCCCAATTTCACTGACTAGTTTCCTGCTTGACGCCAATGATTGGCCGGCTGATCCTGCGCCGTTCAAAGCCACTAATCTACTCATCCATCTGCTAATTGGCGTCATCCTTTTTCCTACCATCCGCAAGCTGTTGCATGCCATCGGTCGCGCGCCCCGCGAAGCAGACTGGATTGGGCTCATCGCCTCCAGTCTATGGGTGCTCAACCCCTTTTTGGTTTCCACCACGCTCTATGCCGTGCAGCGGATGACGCAGCTTGCTACTTTATTCTCCATCCTCGGCATCTGGGGCTATCTACAAGGGCGGCTGTGGTTGGCGACACGCCCGCATCTGGGCTATGCCACGATCAGCGTCAGCTTGGTCTTGGCGACTCTGCTGGCCTTGCTCAGCAAGGAAAACGGTGCACTGCTGCCTTTGCTGATTCTAACGATGGAATTCGCGCTGCGTTTTCACTGGACGACATCAGGCCCGGATTGGCGCTGGAAGGGCATTTTCTTAGGACTGCCTGCACTGGTGATTGCCGCGTATCTGGCCATGCGCCTGCCCGGCCTTGAGCGCCCCATTCCCACCCGGGCGTTCACCTTGCTGGAGCGCCTGCTCACCGAACCGCGCATCCTCTGGGACTACCTATACCATCTGTTTATCCCGCATATTCAAACCCGCGGGCTTTATCAGGATGGAATAGTGATTTCAACAGGACTCTCCACTCCCTGGACGACATGGCCTGCGGCGGTCGGACTCTTGGCTTTGGGGATAGCTGGATGGCTGGCGCGACGTCAATGGCCCCTGTTTAGTCTCAGCGTTCTGTTTTTTCTTGTCGGGCAGCTGCTTGAATCCACGACAATTGCGCTTGAACTGTATTTCGAACACCGAAACTATCTTCCAGCAGTCTTTTTATTTGTGCCTTTGGCCGCCGGCATCTTGGCATTACGTAACCATCTTAAGCCGGTATTGGTCGTGTTCATCATCGCAGCATTCACTGGTAGCTACGCGATGGCAACCTGGCAGCGCGCGCGCCTATGGGGCGACGAGTCGCAACTGATGCTGGTTTGGGCTGACATGAATCCAAATTCTCCGCGTGCACAGACATCGGCCGCGCAAACCTGGCTGCGAATAGGTCAACCAGAACGCGCGTTTGCGCTTTTAGAACGCGCCTCGCGGGAGATGCCGCAGAGTGTTCTGCTCACTGTGAACACGCTTTCTTTCAAGGCCGAACTCGGAATTCTCAGTCCAGCCGAGCTTGCTGAGGGCGCGGCACGTTTGCGTCAACAACCATTCGATGCACAAATGCTCAAAGGCCTAAAACATCTGGTAGAAGGCATCAATGCGCGCGCACCATTACCTGAACATACGGCTATTATGCTGTCGCTATTGGATGCTATGCGCGATGACCTTCATGGTCAGGTTCCGGTTGCGCACCGCTATAGCTATTATCTGCAAGGGTTATTGTTGTCGGGGCAAGGCGATGGTGTGGGTGCGTACCGCGATCTGAGCGAGGCACTGTCGTATTACAAGAGTGTAGAAACCGGTCTAAATATGGTGAGCATGCTGGCCACGCATAAGCACTTTAAACAGGCGCTGGACATGCTGGATCAATCCATGCGCGTGCTCGAATCACAGTCTGACAGTGAACTTGGCCGAAAGCGTGATACCTACGAACAAGAAATCGCCAGACTGCGCATGACGTTGAAAAATGATCTTGTCAACCAATCGCACTGAAACTTAGATTCTCTGGCTCTCAGAGAAAACGAGGTAATTAAAGAAACTATGTAGGCCATCCAAGTCCAATTAAAGGTTCCGGGCTCGAATTAATCCTCCGAGGCAGCCCCCGCATCGTCCCACGCCGACTAGCGCCACTTTTGGCGTGCCGCAAGCCGATATAAAAGACGCCGAAGTTGCCATCCGCGCCGGCCTCGGTCTCTCTTCAGGAGAGCCGTGTGACGATTTGAGCTTCAGATCGCCGACGAATCAGCCAAAGGTTCCTGACGGGCATTCCGGGGCAGTTTGCTGTCTTCTGGCTGCACGCATGGAAGGCATCTGCTACTCTTGTTGGCGCGCATCCTAGATCCGATAAGGCGTTAACCGAGCACTGTCGAGATCGCCTGTTTCCTATCGACCAGAGGTTTCTCCATGCCTGTTGTCGAAGCCGAACCCACCTTTGAGGAGGCACGTCCGATTTTTCGATTGGGCGTGGATGCCTACCATCAAATGATTCGCGCCGGCATCTTCGATGAAGACGACCGCGTTGAGCTGATCGAAGAGCCAAAGGTCCAGGCTCGCAATTTTGGAGTCGCTGTAGGCACGCCATCAACTAGACTCACTGAATAGCGACCATAGATTTCTGCGCTCATGAAAACTGACCACCCGATTTATCTGTTCCTGCGCAGCGGCCCAGATGCCTTCCGGGTGCTCACCGGTGGCATCCAGCTGGAAGGCCCCTACAAAGTCTGCTCCCTGACCATCAAGGACATTGAGCGCCGGCTCGATGGCTTGGTCGAACCTGACGGCATTCAGGCCCGACCTTTGTTGTCGAATTCCAAGCGCAGCCCTCAGTCAAAGCGCTGTACAATCTCAACACCAAGATCGGACTCGTCGGCGAGGAACACCCTGAGCGAGAAGTGCTGGGCATCGCGGTATTTCTGCGCGCAGTCAACATTCCCGCCCACCCGCGCTGGGTGCATGAAAAAGGCTCACCAATTTGTTGTGTGGCACTCGACAGCTTCCTGCGCGAGCTGCTTGAGCGCGAACCGGACAACCCATTCGTGGCGGTGTTCGCGCCGCTCATTATCGACAGTGACGCCGAGCTGACCGAACGCGCCCCGGCGCTGTGGCAGACGGTTCAACAGGCGCCGGTCGATGAAAAGGTCCGCGAGACACTGTCGAATGTGCTGGAGTTCTGGTTTTTCGAACGCTTCCGTGGCATGACCGCGAAGGAGATTTGGACAATGTTAAATCTGGTGACCCCAATCCAGGAGACGAAGGCGTATCAGTCGATTTATGCTGAAGGCAAGACTGAAGGCAAGACTGAAGGCAAGGCGGCGACCCTCCAACGCCAACTAACCCGCCGGTTCGGCCCACAGCCCGTTTGGGCCGCGCAGCGCATCGCCGCCGCTCCCGAGGCGCAGCTTGACACCTGGCTCGATGGAATTTTCGACGCTACCAGCGTCGAGGACTTGCTTGGAGGCAAGAACGAGCGGCACTGATATCAGGATTAAAGGTTCCAGGTTCGCTTTGCTTCCTGAATCAGTCCAAACCAAAGATTAAAAGGTTCGATTAAAAGGTTCCATGCTCGAATTCTTTTCGAACCTGCTCGGGCAAGGACGCCCAACGGCCTTTTCAACCCCGCTCCCGAGTCATCGAGGCGGGGTTTTTGCTGTGGGGGGCTGGCGGCCAACGTCACGAGCTTGATTCCTGGAGCAGAGGCGTCTACGCTCACCGTATCCGCAAATCAAACAAACTTAATCTCGTTTCGCTCGTGCCGTTTGTTCGTCCACTGATCAAGCAAGGCTATTATATAAAGCATGAGAAAGAGCGTCTACATTGAAACATCGATTCCAAGCTATCTCACAGCAAGGCCAAGTCGGGATGTGCGAGTTGCTGCGTGGCAGCAATTGACATCTCAAGCGGAAGCCGACGCGCTTCATATCGCGATTTCTGCCGTTCATCGCATCGATTATTTGCTGACATGGAATTGTCGTCATATTGATAATGCAACCAGAAAGCCGATGTTAAGGGCAATTTGTGAAAAAGCAGGATATTGTTGTCCTGAAATCTGCACCCCGATGGAACTACTTCCGGAGAACGACGATGTATCACGATGAAATTATTGCTGAAGTTTGGCAAAACCGCGATGCTTTTACTTCAGAACACCGACATAACTTGGCGGACATGGTTGCCCATCTGCAAGCGCAGCAACAAACAAATCATCGTGTTATTGTTGATAGAAGGGAGGGCCTTGATCATGCCTTGGTCCAAAACCGAGCATTTAGGTAGCTATCGAGATCGCCTGTTTCCTATCGACCAGAGGTTTCTCCATGCCTGTTGTCGAAGCCGAACCCACCTTTGAGGAGGCACGTCCGATTTTTCGATTGGGCGTGGATGCCTACCATCAAATGATTCGCGCTGGCATCTTCGATGAAGACGACCGCGTTGAGCTGATCGAAGGAGAGCTTCGCGCAATGACGCCCATCAATCCCGGTCATGCAGGAAAGAACAAACGGCTGAACCGACTTTTGACGCTCCGTGTGGGGGACGCGGCCCTGGTTTCGGTGCAGGATCCGCTCACGCTGGCACCTCGTTCGGAGCCCGAGCCGGACCTGATGCTACTGCGCCCGCGCGATGACTTCTACGAAGGCGCGAACCCAACGCCGGCAGATACGCTGTTGGTCATCGAGATCTGTGATACCTCGCTGCCCTACGACCGCGAGGTCAAAGTACCTCTATACGCGGCCTATGGTGTCCCCGAGGTCTGGCTGGTCGACCTCAAACATCGGCGCCTGGACCTCTATCGGGATCCCGGACCCGACGGCTATCGGCAGGTTCTACGACCCGATCCGAGCGAGGTCTTGGCGCCGCTGCTTTTGCCGAGTCTGCATCTTCGCGTCGATGAAATCTGGTAGTAGCGAGGGAGATTGCATGCCGAGCCGAATCTAGGATTCTTGCGCCGACCACCTGGCAATCGACTGGAGGGACTCGAAGGGGATCGCGCTGGGCAGTTCAGCATTCGTATCAACGAGCAATGGCGGGAGTGTTTCTGTTGGGAAGAGGGTGGTCCTTCGCAGGTCGAAATCGTCGACTATCACTGATGGAGCAAGCGAACATGAGTCGTGAAGTCGCGCTGGTACACCCTGGAGAAATCCTGCTCAAGGACTGGCTTGAGCCATTGGGCATCAGCCAATACGCACTTGCCAACGCGATCGGCGTGCCGCGCCGACGCATCAACGAGATCGTGCGCGGCCAACGGGCGATCAGCGCCGATACCGCTACTCGCCTCGGGGTCTTCTTCGATGTCGATGCCCAAGGCTGGCTGGCCCTGCAAGCTCATTGCGACGCGGAACAGGCCCGCGAACGGCTGCGCGAGGAATTGCCGCGGATTCCGCGCTACGACCGCGAGACCACCGCGCGGCCGAAAAACGATCACTTTTCCCTTTAGAGCCCAATAGGAGCTAAATGGGGCCAGGTTGGATTTAATTTCTGAGCCACCCCAGCCGGGCGCAGCCTTAGCGCAACCCGGCGCGGCTGACCCCTCGGGCACGGATGCCCACAGCCCCAGACAACCCCGCTCCCGACTCCTCGGGGCGGGGTTTTTGCTGTGTTTTCTTGCTTAATTCCTAAAACATACAGCGGTATCGCTTGACATGCGCTTCATTTCTCATAGGCTATAGCATATGATCGTAGTGCTTGATACCGATGTCATTGTTTCGGCTGTTGTCAGTCCGACTGGAGCATCCCGTTTTTTGCTGCATGAAATCGGTGTTGGTCGCTTACCAGCAGCAGCATCTGTACCGTTGCTGCTGGAATACGAGGCCGTGCTTAAACGCCCTGAAACACTTGATCGTGCAGGCGGCACGCTGGGTGACATGGATGTGATTCTCGATCAGTTGGCCGCCGTTATGCAGCGGGCACCAATCTGGTACTTGTGGCGTCCGCAGTTGCGTGACGCGAACGACGACATGGTGCTGGAGGCGGCTGCAAATGCGGCAGCAACGCATTTGGTCACCTTCAATATCCGTGACTTCAAAACGGCGCCGAGCCGATTCGGGATTGAACTGTGCCGCCCGGCTGAGATAGCGAGGATTTTGCGCCATGAGTAAGAGCAACTACGCATTGAGCGCGCCACAGAGCATTCTGGAGGCGGCACGCCGCGCCGCCAAGCGTGATGGCGTCAGCTTGAACCAATTCATCAATACCGCCTTGGCTGAGAAGGTCGCCACACTGGAGACTGAGGCAGTCTTTACGCGCCGCGCAGAAAGGGCTGACCGAGCGCGTTTCTTGGATGTCTTAAAGCGTTTGGGTCGAGACCCGCCTCGACCGGGGGACGAACTCAGCTAAATGTGCTAAATGGTGCTGCTAAATGGTGCTGCTAAATGTGCTAAATGGGGCCAGGTTGGAGTTAACCTAAGCCCAACCTGGCGCTGCTGACCCCTCGGGCACGGATGCCCACAGCCCCAGACAACCCCGCTCCCGAGTCATCGGGGCGGGGCTTTTGCCTTGGTGGGGTGGTATTGTTGATGCGGATCAAAATTGATGCAATACGCGCATGTCTGAATCCATACTCACCGTCCACTTCTTCGCCACCGAAAGCAACAGCGAACCAGTACGCGATTGGCTGGGAACAAATGGGGTCAGGTTGGAATTAATTTCCGAGCCACCCCAGCCGGGCCAAGCCTAACCGCAACCCGGCGCGACTGCCCCCCTCGGGCACGGATGGCCAAAGCCCAAGAACAGCCCCCTGTTGTGAGGTGCTAGAGCGCGAAAGCGACATCGGTTTTGGAGAAATCCGCGCCCTTGAACAAGAGCGGCTCTTGGAGCTTCTTCGCGAGCGCGTAGGAAAAACAATCACCGAAGTTCAGGCCGGCTGGATGACGCCCCTTGCCGTATTGCAGCCAGGCGTGATATGCGATGCGCGCCAGTTCGGCATCGACGGGCTGGATGTCGATCATGGCTAGCACGAGCAATTCGTCAAGGCTTTGCCGACCCAGCTCGCCACGTCGCGCGCTGATGACGAGCATGGTTTCAAGCCAGGTGGCGGCCGACATGACATTGGGCGAATCCATCTCGCTCAAACGGCGGGCGTGGCGCTCGGCTTCGGGCTCGTCCAGCAGGATGCACACAAGCGATGAGGTATCGATGACCATGTGGGTGTCACTTAGCTCGGCAGTCCGTTTGCATCGTAGCCGATGATCTCATTCGCGCCGCGCGGATCGAGTTCTGGAGC includes the following:
- a CDS encoding pilin is translated as MRKQIQKGFTLIELMIVVAIIGILAAIAIPAYQDYVARAQMSEAFSLASGSKTAVVEFWSREGGWPTGNASAGLATNTAISGKYVAQVDVSGGPIVATMQATGVSAGIQGETLTLSPVTTAGAVEWVCTSSADAKYIPGNCRP
- a CDS encoding DUF4351 domain-containing protein, with translation MLNLVTPIQETKAYQSIYAEGKTEGKTEGKAATLQRQLTRRFGPQPVWAAQRIAAAPEAQLDTWLDGIFDATSVEDLLGGKNERH
- a CDS encoding PIN domain-containing protein: MRKSVYIETSIPSYLTARPSRDVRVAAWQQLTSQAEADALHIAISAVHRIDYLLTWNCRHIDNATRKPMLRAICEKAGYCCPEICTPMELLPENDDVSR
- a CDS encoding Uma2 family endonuclease; this translates as MPVVEAEPTFEEARPIFRLGVDAYHQMIRAGIFDEDDRVELIEGELRAMTPINPGHAGKNKRLNRLLTLRVGDAALVSVQDPLTLAPRSEPEPDLMLLRPRDDFYEGANPTPADTLLVIEICDTSLPYDREVKVPLYAAYGVPEVWLVDLKHRRLDLYRDPGPDGYRQVLRPDPSEVLAPLLLPSLHLRVDEIW
- a CDS encoding type II toxin-antitoxin system RelE/ParE family toxin → MRRPPGNRLEGLEGDRAGQFSIRINEQWRECFCWEEGGPSQVEIVDYH
- a CDS encoding HigA family addiction module antitoxin, which translates into the protein MSREVALVHPGEILLKDWLEPLGISQYALANAIGVPRRRINEIVRGQRAISADTATRLGVFFDVDAQGWLALQAHCDAEQARERLREELPRIPRYDRETTARPKNDHFSL
- a CDS encoding putative toxin-antitoxin system toxin component, PIN family, whose product is MIVVLDTDVIVSAVVSPTGASRFLLHEIGVGRLPAAASVPLLLEYEAVLKRPETLDRAGGTLGDMDVILDQLAAVMQRAPIWYLWRPQLRDANDDMVLEAAANAAATHLVTFNIRDFKTAPSRFGIELCRPAEIARILRHE
- a CDS encoding type II toxin-antitoxin system VapC family toxin; amino-acid sequence: MVIDTSSLVCILLDEPEAERHARRLSEMDSPNVMSAATWLETMLVISARRGELGRQSLDELLVLAMIDIQPVDAELARIAYHAWLQYGKGRHPAGLNFGDCFSYALAKKLQEPLLFKGADFSKTDVAFAL